One window from the genome of Candidatus Eisenbacteria bacterium encodes:
- the rnk gene encoding nucleoside diphosphate kinase regulator has protein sequence MKEKRITVTEHDALRLRNLIGTLAARRGADRRALEPLRGELDRADIVKPTEVDPRVVTMQSRVRLRDEDSGEELDYTLVYPDFADLESGQLSVLAPIGTAIFGGREGDVVQWNVPAGTRRFRIVQVLFQPEAAGQEQLKLAAASVDEAGQPGE, from the coding sequence ATGAAGGAGAAGCGAATCACCGTCACGGAGCACGACGCCCTGAGGCTGCGCAACCTGATCGGCACGCTGGCCGCGCGCCGCGGCGCTGATCGGCGTGCGCTCGAACCCCTGCGGGGGGAACTGGACCGGGCCGACATCGTGAAGCCGACCGAGGTGGACCCCCGCGTCGTTACCATGCAGAGCCGCGTGCGACTGCGCGACGAGGACTCCGGCGAGGAGCTCGACTACACGCTGGTCTATCCCGATTTCGCCGATCTCGAATCGGGCCAGCTGTCGGTGCTCGCACCGATCGGCACCGCCATCTTCGGCGGCCGCGAAGGCGACGTTGTCCAATGGAACGTCCCGGCCGGCACGCGGCGCTTTCGGATCGTGCAGGTGCTGTTTCAGCCCGAGGCGGCGGGGCAGGAACAGCTCAAACTCGCTGCGGCGTCCGTGGACGAAGCAGGGCAGCCCGGCGAGTAG
- a CDS encoding GreA/GreB family elongation factor, producing MYDNRIEVTDLDAVRLRTMVAGVLARFGPDRRAAEELRRELDRANVVPSLHVDPRVVTMHSRVRLRDEVTGGALEYLLVYPQHADLASGRLSVLAPIGTAILGYREGDLVAWDVPAGTRRFRIEKVLHQPEAAGQDHVKTFLTRSDVRESPARRPFPLAGRPHPATG from the coding sequence ATGTACGACAACCGCATCGAAGTGACCGATCTCGACGCCGTGCGTCTGCGGACGATGGTCGCCGGGGTGCTGGCCCGGTTCGGGCCCGACCGGCGCGCGGCCGAGGAGCTTCGCCGCGAACTCGACCGGGCGAACGTCGTGCCGTCGCTGCACGTGGACCCGCGCGTGGTGACGATGCACAGCCGGGTGCGGCTGCGCGACGAGGTCACGGGCGGGGCGCTTGAGTACCTGCTGGTCTATCCGCAGCACGCGGACCTCGCCTCGGGACGGCTCTCGGTGCTCGCTCCGATCGGGACCGCGATCCTCGGTTACCGGGAGGGCGACCTCGTCGCCTGGGATGTTCCCGCAGGCACGCGTCGGTTCCGAATCGAAAAGGTGCTCCACCAGCCGGAAGCCGCCGGCCAGGATCACGTCAAGACCTTCCTGACCCGGTCCGACGTCCGGGAGTCCCCTGCCCGCCGGCCGTTCCCTCTGGCCGGCCGGCCGCATCCGGCCACCGGATAG
- a CDS encoding LysR family transcriptional regulator, whose translation MVPVMERLNYHHLLYFWMTAREGSVSRAAARLRLAQPTLSGQIRSLEGALGERLFEKAGRRLQLTDAGRLVLGYADEIFETGEELMDAVRMRPTRRPGRLTFGLSDVVAKPVAHRLILPLLDSPDPPRLVVREDSPEKLLAGLVAGDLDVLLLDAPPGPDAGVRVFSRLVGESGVTLLAVPRLAGRYRRRFPKSLDGAPFLMPGRTTGLRRSLEAWFDRHGVRPHVVGEFDDSALVMVFGQGGSGIFAVPSVVERDLRRRQGFARVGNVEGVREQLFAVSLQRRFNHPAIEALSERARSELHGRRRPRKRD comes from the coding sequence ATGGTGCCGGTCATGGAGCGACTGAACTACCACCACCTGCTGTACTTCTGGATGACCGCGCGGGAGGGCAGTGTTTCGCGCGCCGCGGCGCGGCTGCGTCTGGCTCAACCGACGCTGAGCGGGCAGATCCGCTCGCTCGAAGGCGCGCTCGGCGAGCGATTGTTCGAGAAGGCGGGGCGCCGCCTGCAGCTCACCGACGCCGGCCGGCTCGTGCTCGGCTACGCCGACGAAATCTTCGAGACGGGCGAGGAGCTGATGGACGCCGTGCGCATGCGGCCGACGCGCCGGCCGGGACGACTGACGTTCGGCCTCTCGGACGTCGTCGCCAAGCCGGTCGCGCACCGCCTGATCCTGCCGCTGCTCGACTCGCCCGACCCGCCGCGGCTGGTGGTGCGCGAGGACAGTCCCGAGAAGCTGCTCGCCGGGCTGGTGGCGGGGGACCTCGACGTGCTGCTGCTCGACGCGCCGCCGGGGCCCGACGCGGGCGTGCGGGTCTTCAGCCGGCTGGTCGGGGAATCGGGCGTCACGCTGCTGGCGGTTCCGCGCCTCGCGGGGCGCTACCGTCGGCGATTTCCAAAGTCGCTCGACGGCGCGCCGTTCCTGATGCCGGGCCGCACGACCGGGCTGCGCCGTTCGCTCGAAGCGTGGTTCGACCGGCACGGCGTCCGTCCGCACGTGGTCGGGGAGTTCGACGACAGCGCGCTCGTCATGGTTTTCGGGCAGGGCGGAAGCGGCATCTTCGCCGTGCCGTCCGTCGTCGAGCGGGACCTGCGGCGCCGGCAGGGATTCGCGCGCGTCGGCAACGTCGAGGGCGTGCGCGAGCAGCTGTTCGCGGTCTCGCTGCAGCGGCGCTTCAACCATCCGGCCATCGAGGCTCTGAGCGAGCGGGCGCGCAGCGAACTCCACGGCCGCCGCCGGCCCCGGAAGCGGGACTGA